The following coding sequences are from one Streptomyces sp. NBC_01232 window:
- a CDS encoding AIM24 family protein, with protein MKSDLFASENMAQAAVTPGMSLQNAKSVKYNVSGEMLARQGSMVAFRGNLQFERKGQGIGGMLKRAVTGEGLALMSVRGQGEAWFAHQGANCFIIDFEPGDALTINGRNVLCFDTTLSYEIRMVKGAGMTGGGLFNSLFTGTGKLAVVCDGHPIIIPVTAQAPVYVDTDAVVGWSAGLETGLHRSQSVGSMIRGGSGEAVQLKLSGEGFVIVRPSEVTESTAAYRT; from the coding sequence ATGAAGAGTGATCTTTTCGCGTCCGAGAACATGGCCCAGGCGGCCGTCACCCCCGGCATGAGCCTGCAGAACGCCAAGTCCGTGAAGTACAACGTCAGCGGTGAAATGCTGGCCCGTCAGGGCTCGATGGTCGCCTTCCGCGGCAACCTCCAGTTCGAGCGCAAGGGACAGGGCATAGGCGGCATGCTCAAGCGCGCCGTGACGGGCGAGGGCCTCGCGCTCATGTCCGTACGCGGCCAGGGCGAGGCCTGGTTCGCCCACCAGGGAGCCAACTGCTTCATCATCGACTTCGAGCCGGGCGACGCCCTGACCATCAACGGCCGAAACGTCCTGTGCTTCGACACGACCCTGTCCTACGAGATCAGGATGGTGAAGGGCGCCGGCATGACCGGCGGCGGCCTCTTCAACAGCCTTTTCACCGGCACCGGCAAGCTCGCCGTCGTCTGCGACGGCCACCCGATCATCATCCCGGTCACCGCCCAGGCCCCGGTCTACGTGGACACGGACGCGGTGGTCGGATGGAGCGCCGGGCTGGAGACCGGCCTGCACCGCTCCCAGTCGGTCGGCTCGATGATCCGCGGCGGCTCCGGCGAGGCCGTCCAGCTCAAGCTGAGCGGCGAGGGCTTCGTCATCGTCCGCCCGAGCGAGGTCACCGAGTCGACGGCCGCCTACCGAACCTGA
- a CDS encoding TolB family protein yields the protein MNPPSRRLRLALVVTAVLVLAGGSLSYVLDARHRERPPGQQADASFTVEEPGLYFRDTAGGRVARQGGPGLPRVTGGPSCDRFHTAGGHALCLRKLPGVPARTEALVLDGRLREVRRVTVPGIPNRARVSASGQVLSWTTFTTGDSYNTAAFSTRTAVLDLRTGYLIKSIEQIPLTLGGTRHHDSDVNYWGVTFAADDNRFYATVSTRGITHLVEGDLRAWSAKALRENAECPSLSPDGTRVAFKKKVSDDPRAPWRLYVLDLATMREHPSAEAHSVDDQAVWLDDSTLAYALPGRGGRASDIWSVPADGTGQPRLLAPDASSPAAIGPGVLQLRRAATRQAVVPTTAASSSAPASAATGSGTGPGPDAVTRADTAPRAGENGRTQASREPRVPARTP from the coding sequence GTGAACCCCCCGTCCCGCCGGCTCCGCCTCGCCCTCGTCGTCACCGCCGTCCTGGTGCTCGCGGGCGGCTCCTTGAGCTACGTACTGGACGCACGGCACCGGGAACGGCCACCCGGACAGCAGGCGGACGCCTCCTTCACCGTCGAGGAGCCCGGGCTCTACTTCCGGGACACGGCCGGCGGGCGGGTCGCGCGCCAGGGCGGCCCCGGCCTGCCGCGGGTGACCGGCGGCCCCTCCTGCGACCGCTTCCACACCGCCGGGGGCCACGCCCTGTGCCTGCGCAAACTGCCCGGGGTCCCGGCGCGCACCGAGGCCCTCGTCCTCGACGGGCGGCTACGGGAGGTGCGCAGGGTGACCGTGCCCGGCATCCCGAACCGGGCCCGTGTCTCGGCCTCGGGGCAGGTGCTCTCCTGGACCACCTTCACGACCGGCGACTCCTACAACACGGCCGCGTTCTCCACCCGGACGGCCGTCCTGGACCTGCGCACCGGCTACCTGATCAAGTCGATCGAGCAGATCCCGCTGACCCTGGGCGGGACCCGCCACCACGACTCCGACGTCAACTACTGGGGCGTGACCTTCGCCGCCGACGACAACCGCTTCTACGCCACCGTCTCCACCCGGGGCATCACCCACCTCGTCGAGGGCGACCTGCGCGCATGGTCGGCCAAGGCCCTGCGCGAGAACGCCGAATGCCCCTCGCTGTCACCGGACGGCACCCGCGTCGCCTTCAAGAAGAAGGTCTCCGACGACCCCCGGGCACCCTGGCGGCTGTATGTCCTGGACCTGGCGACGATGCGCGAGCACCCGTCCGCCGAAGCGCACAGCGTCGACGACCAGGCCGTCTGGCTGGACGACTCGACCCTCGCCTACGCCCTGCCGGGCCGGGGCGGCCGCGCGAGCGACATCTGGTCGGTCCCGGCCGACGGCACGGGCCAGCCCCGTCTCCTCGCCCCGGACGCCTCCTCCCCCGCAGCCATCGGCCCGGGCGTTCTTCAGCTCCGCCGCGCGGCCACCAGGCAGGCCGTCGTGCCCACCACGGCGGCCAGCAGCAGCGCACCCGCCAGTGCCGCGACCGGCAGCGGCACCGGGCCCGGGCCCGACGCCGTCACCAGGGCGGACACCGCGCCCCGGGCCGGGGAGAACGGAAGGACCCAGGCCAGCAGGGAGCCGAGGGTCCCGGCCAGGACCCCGTGA
- a CDS encoding MFS transporter — translation MYLAANGRPDAPPRTPGARRRVPAAVLALGTVSLVTDISSEMVTAVLPLYLVLGLGLTPLQFGFLDGMFNGATALVRLLGGRLADRRGHHKRVAGAGYLLSALSRLGLLLAGGATGGIAAALAADRLGKGIRTAPRDALISLSGPPETLGRSFGVHRAMDTTGALLGPLAAFAVLWATADAYDAVFAVSFCTGLLGVLLLVVYVPAAPGPAAPPPPGAGPPRVRALRDPAFRRVLCASALLGATTIGDAFLYLLLLRGLDLPPALFTLLPLGAAAVYLLLAVPAGRIADRTGRRTAFLLGHGALLGAYALLLAPLSPPTVAGVLVLLGLFYAATDGVLMALAAPALPAAGRAGGLAVLQTGQALARLLGAAGFGAAWTLWGPRPALWTAALALAGALAAAWRIMPAAPPTAVPEAP, via the coding sequence ATGTACCTGGCCGCCAACGGCCGCCCGGACGCGCCGCCCCGCACCCCAGGGGCCCGGCGGCGCGTCCCCGCCGCCGTCCTCGCGCTCGGCACGGTCAGCCTCGTCACCGACATCTCCTCCGAGATGGTCACCGCGGTGCTGCCGCTCTACCTCGTCCTGGGCCTGGGCCTGACCCCCCTCCAGTTCGGCTTCCTCGACGGGATGTTCAACGGGGCCACCGCCCTCGTACGGCTGCTCGGCGGCCGGCTCGCCGACCGCCGGGGCCACCACAAGAGGGTCGCCGGCGCCGGCTACCTGCTCTCCGCGCTCTCCCGGCTCGGACTGCTGCTCGCGGGGGGCGCCACTGGCGGGATCGCTGCCGCGCTCGCCGCCGACCGGCTGGGCAAGGGCATCCGTACCGCCCCGCGCGACGCCCTGATCTCGCTCAGCGGGCCCCCGGAAACGCTCGGCCGGTCCTTCGGCGTGCACCGCGCCATGGACACCACGGGCGCCCTCCTCGGACCGCTCGCCGCGTTCGCCGTGCTGTGGGCGACCGCCGACGCCTACGACGCGGTGTTCGCCGTCAGTTTCTGCACCGGCCTGCTCGGCGTGCTCCTGCTCGTGGTGTACGTCCCGGCCGCGCCCGGGCCGGCCGCCCCTCCCCCGCCCGGGGCCGGCCCACCGCGCGTCCGGGCCCTGCGCGATCCCGCCTTCCGGCGCGTGCTGTGTGCCTCGGCCCTGCTCGGCGCCACCACCATCGGCGACGCCTTCCTCTACCTCCTGCTCCTGCGCGGCCTCGACCTGCCGCCCGCCCTCTTCACACTGCTGCCGCTCGGGGCCGCCGCCGTCTACCTGCTGCTCGCCGTCCCCGCGGGCCGGATCGCCGACCGGACCGGGCGCCGGACGGCGTTCCTGCTCGGGCACGGCGCCCTGCTCGGCGCGTACGCCCTGCTGCTCGCCCCCCTCTCCCCGCCGACCGTCGCCGGGGTGCTCGTCCTGCTGGGGCTCTTCTACGCCGCCACCGACGGGGTTCTGATGGCGCTCGCCGCGCCCGCACTGCCGGCGGCCGGGCGGGCGGGCGGACTCGCGGTGCTGCAGACCGGCCAGGCGCTGGCCCGACTGCTGGGCGCCGCCGGTTTCGGGGCGGCGTGGACCCTCTGGGGACCGCGGCCCGCCCTGTGGACCGCTGCCCTCGCGCTGGCCGGGGCGCTCGCGGCCGCCTGGCGCATCATGCCCGCCGCTCCCCCGACCGCAGTCCCGGAGGCCCCGTGA